GCCGGCCCGTTCGGCGATTTCCGGAACTTTATGCTCCCATTCAATGGCCATGAGGTGAACCCCGGCCACGCCTTGCATTTCCTTGAACGCTTCGATCTGTTCAAGGGCGAATCGGATGCCCTCTTCGGCCTGATCCCGCTTGTCCACGCCCTTGAGGCGCTTGATAAGCGATGCCGGAATGTCCATACCCGGCACATACTTGGACATGAAGTTGGCCATGCCCGCATTTTTCATGGGCGTGACCCCGGCCAGGATGTAGCAGCGTTCATGGAGTCCTTTGTCCACCACCTGTTTCATGAAGTCCCGGAATTTGTCCATGTTGAAAATGCACTGGGTCTGGATGAAATCCGCGCCTGCTGCGATCTTGGTGGCCAGGCGGTGAACCCGGAACTCATAGGGATCGGCAAACGGGTTGCAGGCCGCACCGATGAACATCTTAGGCGCCACATCAATGTCCTCGCCGTTCAAAAATTTCTCCTCGTCCCGCATCTTTTTCACCAGAGCGATGAGCTGCATGGAATCGATGTCGTGCACGTTCTTGGCTTCCGGGTGGTTGCCGAAACTCTGGTGATCCCCGGACAGGCACAGCATATTCCTTACCCCCAGTGCATAGGCCCCCAGAATATCGGACATCATGGCCAGGCGGTTTCTGTCTCTGCACACCATCTGAAAATTGGGCTCCAGTCCCTCGGCCTTCATCAACGCGGATCCGGCCAGAGAAGACATCCGCACCACTGCGGTCTGGTTGTCGGTCATGTTGACGCAGTCCACGTTGCCCTTAAGGTATTTAAACTTTTTCCGCAAGTGTGCCACATTGGCGCCTTTGGGGGGACCGCATTCTCCGGTAAAGGCAAAATGACCGGCTGTCAGGACTTTTTCAAGATTGCTGCCTGATTGGGTTGCTGTCATGGCATGTGTCTCCTTTTATATGGTTCCCTTGACCAGTTCTTCTCTGATACTGCGCCGGGGACCGCCGTCCCGGGCCGTGCGCCAGTCCTTGAAGGGCTTGATCGCCACCAGATCTTCCAGGCGGCCGGTTTCCAGTTTCTTTTTTACAATGGCATCCCAGATGCACGCCGTGTCCTTGTGCACCTCGCAGATGCCGTTGGAAGACCCGCCGCAGGGGCCGTGTAACAGGCTTTTGGCACACCGGGCAATGGGGCACAGCCCGCCGAACAGATGGATGGCACAGGCCCCGCACCCGGCGCAGCGCTCCTCCCACACCCCGTGCTGAACCGCGCCACCGAAAAACGTGGTGTTCACCGCCGGAAAAAACACCTGGTCCGGATACATTTCCGACAGAAACTGGGGTCCCACGCCGCAGGCCATGGACACCACCGCATCATAATCTGCCACACTATCGGCCAGCTGGGCCACATATTCGTTGTCACACTGGCGTTCCAGGGCCCGGTGTTCCACCTTGACCGGCCGTCCTTCTTTCTTTCGGGCGATCTTCACCGTTGAAGCCAGAATTTCCGCCTCCTTGAGCCCGCCCACATTACACACGGTCACACATCCCTTGCATCCGAGGATAAGAATTTTATCCCTGTCCGCCACCATCCCCAGTATCTCTTCCAGAGACTTGCGATCTGCAACTATCATGTTACCTCCCTTCCGGGGTCAACTTCAGCTTCGGGGTCAGGCCTGCGTTATTGTAGTTATTTTTTATTGAATAACTACAATAACGCAGGCCTGACCCCGTTTTGACCCCAATATTGTTATCGGACCGGGGTGGGGCCCAGGTCTCTGATCTGCTCCACCATCTCGTTGGCAATCTCAGCGAACCGGGCGCCCTGGGCCGAAGACAGGTTGTACATGGCCACCCGCTCCGGTTCGATGCCCAGTTCGGTGAGCACTTTTTTCACGTATGCCACCTTGCGCCTTGCCTTGTAATTGCCTTCCAGGTAGTGGCACTCCCCTTCCAGGCATCCGGCCACATACACCCCGTCCGCCCCGTCCGCCAGGGCGGACAGCAGGTGAACGATGTCCACCCGGCCGGTGCACGGCACCTGGATGATCTTGATGTTGGCCGGGTAGGACAGCCTCATGGAACCTGCCAGGTCCCCTGCGGCGTACGCTCAGTACTGACAGCAGAACGCAATGATTCTGGGTTCATGCACCTGGGGGTTCATGGCACTTTTTTCCTGTTCACTCCGGTTGTTGTCTCGATCCTGTTGATCCGGTTTCATGATGCCGCCTCCTCGGTCTCCAGGGTTTCTTCAAACAGGGCATGGGTCTTGGCAGTGATCTGCCGGTCTGTGAAATGGTTCAAGGTGATGGCCTTGCCCGGGCATTCCGCCACACAGGCCCCGCATCCATGACATTCCGATGCCTCGATCTGCGCATATCCCTCTTCATGGATAAAGGGGATCCCATAGGGACAGGTGCGCACACAGGTCAGACACACGGCGCACTTTTCCTTTTCCACCGAGGCCACGATGCCGCCCACCATGAGGACATCCCGGGAAAGGATAATCATGGCCCGGGCCACGGCGGCTCTTGCCTGGGAGATGCTCTCCTCCAGGGGCTTGGGATAGTGGGCCAACCCCGCCACAAACAGGCCGTCCGATGCAAAATCCACGGGCCGCAGTTTGGCATGGGCCTCCACCAGGAACCCGTCGCTGTTCACCGGGACCTTAAAGGTTTCATACAGTTTTTTGTTGTCCGCCGGCACCACGCCCGAGGCCAGGACCACCAGGTCCGGGGAAAGGGTCACGGGCATCTGGAGCACCGGATCAAAGACCCTCAGCACCAGCCCCCCTTTGCCGTTGTGGGCCCGGCTCAACTCAGGCATGCGTTCCAGGTCGTACCGGATGAACAACACCCCCCGTTCCCGGGCTTCCCGGTACAGGTCCTCCCGGAATCCATATGATCGGATATCCCGGTAGATCACGAACACCCGTTTGCGGGGATCCATCTTCTTGAGGGCGATGGCGGACTTGAGGCTGTGGGTGCAGCACAACCTTGAACAGTAGGGGTGTTCCTCGTTTCTGGAGCCCACGCACTGGATGAACGCAAAAGACCGGCCCTTGAAAATCCGGGCATCGTTCTCCCGGAACGCCGCATCCATGTCCAGGTGGGTGAGCACGTCCGGGTGATCGCCGTACAAGTATTCATGGGGGCGGTATTCCATGCCGCCGGTGGCGATGACCGCAGCCCCGTGTTCAACGATGAATTCCTGCACGTTCGCCGGATGGTCCGGACCGCTGCCTTGCACCAGGGTGGTGGTGAAATGCCCCATGGATCCGGTGGTCCGGGCCACCTGGGTATTCAGATGAACCGAGATGTTCGGGTGGGCCAGCACTTTTTCAGCCAGATCCGCCAGAAAGGCGGCCACAGGCTCACCCTGCCAGGTGGCGTTCAGATGCCGGGCGATTCCCCCTAAGGTATCGGTCTTTTCCACCAGAAGAACCGCCACACCCTGGGCTGCTGCGGTCAGAGCCGATTCCATGCCGGCCACCCCGCCCCCCACCACCAGCAGCGATTTTTTAATGGGCAGGCTCACCTGGTGCAACGGTTCCACAAACGCGGCCCTGGCCACGGCCATGCGCACCAGGTCCTTGGCTTTTGCCGTGGCTTTGTCCGGTTCGTTCATGTGGACCCAGGTGTTCTGGTCCCGGATATTGGCCATTTCAAACAGATACTTGTTGAGCCCGGCATCCCGGATGGTCTCCTGGAACAACGGCTCGTGGGTTCTGGGAGAACAGGATGCCACCACCACCCGGTTGATCTGATTTTCAATGATCACCTGCTTCATGTGGTCCTGGGTATCCTGGGAACAGGTGAACAAATTGTCCTCCACATGCACCACATAGGGCAGGGTTTTTGCGTAATCCCGGACCGCGGGCACATCCGCCACCCCGCCGATGTTGATCCCGCAGTTGCAGACAAACACCCCGATCCGGGGAACAGCCCCGGCCACATCGGTTTCCGGCGGCAGTTCCCGGGTCCGGGTGAGGATCCACCGGTCTTCGGCCATGGTCATGGCGGCGGTGGCGGCGGCAGCTGAGGCTTCCATGACAGAAGAAGGGATGTCCTTGGGCTCCTGAAAGGTGCCGCACACATAGATGCCGGGCCGGGATGCCGCCACAGGGGACAGATCCGTGGTGGCGGCAAATCCGTGGGCATTGAGGTCGATGCCCATTTTTTCCGCCAGGGCCGCGGCCTCCCGGTTGGGGGCCAGTCCGATGGACAGCACCACCATGTCGAATATCTCTTCAGCCAGGTTTCCGGCCTCGGTGGCATACACCAGCCGGTACCGGTCCCCGGGTTCCGGGAACACCGAGTGAATGCGGGACCTGACATACCGCACCCCGGCATCGTCTTCTGCCCGCATCTGATATTTGTCAAACTCCTTGCCATGGGTGCGCATATCCATATAGAAAATGGCGCAGTCCAGTTTTTCTCCGGCATGCTCCTTGGCGATCACCGCCTGTTTGGTGGCATACATGCAGCACACCCCGGAACAGTAGGCATGGTCCCCCTTGTTGATGTCCCGGGACCCCACGCACTGAAGCCAGGCGATCTTTTTGGGTTCTTTTTCATCGGACGGCCGCACCAGGTGGCCGGCATACGGGCCGGACGCGGACAGAATCCGCTCAAATTCAAGGGAGGTCATGACATTGGGGCTGTGGCCGTAGCAGTAGGTAATCATCTGTTGGGGTTCAAACGGGGTGAATCCCGGGGCCAGGATGATGGCCTTGACCTGCACTTTATGGATTTCGGGCATCATGAAATGGTCCACGGCATCGGCCAGGCAGGCATCCACGCACTGCATGCACTCAGAGCAGTACCCGCAGTTCAGGCACCTGGCGGCTTCTTTCTGCCCGTCAGCCGGATCATACCCCAGTTCCACCTCATCAAAATTGCCGGCCCTTTTTTCGACAGGGAGTTCCGGCATCCGGTATCGGGCTTCATGGGGCATGTCCGGATCCACCGGCCGGTAGACCGGCTCTTCCGCCACCGGCACATCCCGGCCTTCGGCCATGTCTTTGCCGGTGAGATACCGGAAGATCGATTCCGCCGCCGCCATACCGGCAGCCACCGCGCCGATGGCCACCCCGGGACCGGTCTGCACATCCCCGCCGGCAAACACGCCGGCCCGGTCCGTGGCCAGGGTGACCGGATCCACCTCCGGGGTGTTCCACCGGGTGATTTTTACATCCGCCAGATCCTCGATCACGGAAATGTCGGGCTGCTGGCCGATGGCACTGATGAGTTGATCTATTTCGATGTCGTATTCGCTGCCCGGCACAGGCACGGGCCGGCGCCGGCCCGATACGTCCGGCTCGCCCAACTCCATTTTGATCACCCGCAGGCCCGCCACCCGGCCGTTCTTTTCCAGAACCTTCTGCGGGGCCGCCAGATAGGTGATGGCCACGCCTTCGTCCTCGGCGGCGCAGATCTCCTCTTCCCAGGCCGGCATCTCGTTCCGGGTTCTTCTGTAGATAATGGTGACATTCTTTGCCCCCATACGTACCGCGGACCTTGCCACGTCAATGGCCACATTGCCGCCGCCGATGATCCCCACCTGTGTTCCGGTTTCCGTTTCACCATTTAAATTGAGTTCCCGCAGGAAATCCACGCCCTGGCGGACCCCGGGCAGATTTTCACCGGAAATATCCAGAGACAGCCCTTTGTGGGCGCCCAGGGCCAGGAATACGGCATCAAACCCTTCGGCCTTCAGGCTGTCCACGGTAAAATCATGCCCCAGGCGCTGGTGGCAGTGGATCAGCACGCCTAAGTTGGTGATCACATCGATATCTTTGTCCAGCACGTCAGGGGGAAGCCGATGGTCCGGAATCCCCACCCGCAGCATCCCCCCGGGTTTGGGCAGGGCTTCGAAAATCACGGCATCCACCCCTTTTTTCGCCAGATGAAACCCTGCGGACAGCCCGGCCGGGCCGGACCCGATGACGGCCACTTTCTTTCCGATCTTCGGCGCACAGGGAATCTTGATATCCCGGGGATCAAACTGGTCTGCAGCCAGGCGCTTGAGATCTCTGATGGCCACCGGGGCCTCCACCTGACAGCGGCGGCAGGCATCCTCGCATTCATGGGGACAGATCCGGCCCAAAACCCCGGGCAGCGGCAGCTGCTCCATGATGATCTCCAGGGCCTGCCTGTATTTGCCCTGCTTGACCATCTGCACATACCCCTGAACATTGAGCCCGGCCGGACAGGTAAGGCGGCAGGGTGCCTTGTCTGCCTTTTCAATGGCCCAGGCCGAAGGCATGGCCTGGGGATAGAGCTTGAACGCGGCTTTACGTTCTCCCAGATTTTCGTCAAACCGGTTGGGCAGGGTCACCGGGCACACCTTGCCGCATTCCCCGCAGGCCGTGCATTTTTCCAGGTCAATATACCGGGGATGCTGCGTCAGGGTCACCGTGAAATTGCCGGCCTCCCCGTCCACGGACTCGATGTCGCTTGAGGTCAGCAGTTCCACATTCAAATGCCGCCCCGCCTCCACCAGCTTGGGGGAGATAATGCACATGGAGCAGTCATTGGTGGGAAAGGTCTTGTCCAGCTGGGCCATGGTGCCGCCGATGGCCGTGTTGTTGTCCACCAGGTAGACCAGGTGCCCGGAATCGGCCAGATCCAGAGAGGCCTGGATACCGGCGATACCGGCGCCCACCACCATTACCGATCCTTTTTCCATTTCGGTCATGTCATTCCTCCTTGCATTCAGTCCCACTTGGGGCATTTAGTCCCACCCGGGGTCAAAGTCCCACGTCGGCCAGGTCCGGGCCGAGATAGGCGCGTTCAGTATCCGCCAGAACCCCTAACGCCAGGCAGATGATGGTCCACAAATGGACCACGTGATACCTGCCGCCGTAGTGGTGGCCGATATCCTCGATCTGGCCGTGACAGTTGTGGCAGGGGGCGATGACGTAATCGGCCCCTGTGGCCATGATCTGGTTGAACTTGATTTTGCCGTAAGCCCGGCGCTGGTCCGGGAACCCGGCCTGCAGGGCCCCGCCCCCGCCGCCGCAGCAGAAATTGTTCATGCGGCTGGGCACGGTATCGATGAAATTCTCTTCGCCCACCACGGCTTTCACCACAAACCGCAGATCGTCTACGATTTTGTTGGACCCGCTTTTCCGGGCGATGTTGCAGGGATCCTGGACCGTGAATTTCGCACCGATATCTTTGTTCCAGTCTGAATTGACCTTGAGTTTACCTTGTTTGATCCACCGGGCGTACAACTCGATGATGGTGATGAGTTCAAACTTGTGGGGAATCTTGTATTTGCGCAATCCCTCCAGGATTGCAAAATAGGAGTGGCCTCACTCAGTATTGACCACCAGAGGACTTTTGAGGTTGTTGTCCACATGCAGGACAAACTCCTCGATGATATACCGCCACCCTTCATCGTCCGCCAGAAACATGCAGTAATTTTCGCCGGCCCACATCACCGAAGGGTAGGTCCAGTCCGCCCCCACCAGGTGCAGGATCTTCCACAAGGGTCCCATCTCCTCGGGTTCGGTGACCGGTTCCCGGGAGTTCTGGTTGAGCACCATCTGCGCGCCCACCCGGTCCACAGTGACCTCCAGGTCCTCGAACCCGGGATGGTCCTCTCTGATCTCTTCGGCCACATCCAGGACCGTGAATTCAAAATCCTCTTTGGCCGCACCCATGGCCGATCCGGTGCGGATATGCTGGTCGCAGGAGCCCAAAATGCCTTTGGGCCTTTTTTCCCGGACCATCCTGGCCCGGATGTTGTAAATGAGTTTGGGGATATTGATGTTCATGGGGCAGGCCAGCTGGCACCGGCCGCACATGGAGCATACCCACTTCCAGTCGGATTTGAGGATCTCTTCGTCCATGCCGAAATTAAGCATCCGGATCAGTTTCCTGGGATCCATGCCGAACTGCTCGGACGCGGGACATCCGCCGGTGCAGGTGCCGCAGGTCAGGCACAGATCAAAGTTTGCATCCGGTACCTTGTCCAGTACCGCTTCCTTGAGTTCGACATCAAGGGTGTCTATCTTGATTGCCTCTGCCATGGTGCGTCCCCCCTGTATTCGATTGAAGGCTTATGTCATTTGATCATGCCTCACCTGAGTTTGGCTGCGTTCAGGTACCGGGCCAGTTTGTCCTCACCGCCGATGGTTACGATATGCACGCCCTGGCAGATATCCTTGAGGCTTTTGACGGTATCTGCAAACAGCTCGATGCTGGCCTTTGTCCTGTCCGGTGCGTTGAGCAGCTTCTGGATCACCCATTCCGGCACCAGGCCGGACTTGAAGTGGCGGTTCAGAAACTTGCCCATGCCGGCCGTGCGCAGAATCATCACCTCAGCGATCACCGGGACCCGGAACGGGGCCACCTGTTTCATGAACTTTTCAAACTGGTCCACGTCAAAAATCGGAGTGGTCAAAAAATAGCCGGTCCCCACATTGAGCATGTCCTCCAGTTCCTCCATGCCCCGCTTGGGCATTTGCTTTCCCCAGGGGGTTTCCACACCGGAACCTAAGGTAAATTCAAAATTTTTGCCTAAGTCATTGCCTTCGATGGTGACCCCCTGGCGCAGGTGGTCTAAAACCGATGCCAGCTTGCCGGAATCCACATGAAAAAACATGGATTCCTGGAGACTGTCGCCGGAAATCCGGTAGTCCTCGGTGAACACCAGCAGGTTATCCACCCCCACCTCATGGGCCGAAGTCAGGTCCTTCTGGAGCTGATACCGGTTCTTGTCTCTGGTGGTGGTCTGGTAAATGGCATTGAACCGGTTTTTCAGCAACAGGTCACAGGTCTGAATGCTGTCCCCCACCACGCCTTCAAGTTCCACATCAGACACGGACACGCCGTCCACCCTGCCCCGGACCCTGCTCAGGCTTTTTACCAGTGCTTCAGGTTCGTCATCGCCAAGGGGGGCCTGAACTTCAGAGGTCACAACAAATCTCTTTTTTTCCAAAGATTCTTTTAAATTCATGATCTGCCTCCTTGTTATTTAAGTCCAAGCAGTTTTGCGACTTCTTCTTTGAGCTGGTGCAAAGGCAAGGGCTTGGAAAAACAGACATCCGCACCATTTTTCTTCATCCGGGCGAATTTCTCGTCGTCCAGATACGCAGACAGCACAATGATTTTCGTATGTCTTGTCTCCTCGTTGTCCTTAATTTTCTTGCAGACCTCATATCCTTTGATATCAGGCATCATGATATCCAGGATCATCAAATCCGGCTTGAAATGGTTGACCTGAAGTCCTGCCTCAAACCCGTCGGACGCTGAGATCACCTCATAGTCGAACTCGTCCTCCTCCAGGGCCTGGACAATGGATTCCACAATGATCATGTCGTCATCCACCACCAGGATTTTCTTGCGGGCACTGTCATCTTTTTCCTCCGGGATGGGAATTCCCTGATCGCGCATAAAGATTTCCAGGTCGGATTTCTTAATCCGCCGATGCCCCCCGACCGTCCGGTACGCCTTGATATGGCCGGCCTCCACCCAGTTGATAATGGTTTTAGACGAAACATTGCAGTACTTGCTGGCCGTGAATACAGTCAATGTGTCTTCCATAATGCCTCCTTTGCATTGATGGTGTTATAGTTTTTTCTATTATTATAAATAATATACGTTGTCAAGAAAAAAATAATAACTATAATAAATAAAATAACTATACTTTCTTCCCGTTGCTGAACGCATCTGTTTTTTTGTCGCGAAGCGACACGGAAATCACGAAGTATAAATAGAAGGAAGGGGCAGGCAGGATTTTTACAGGTGGTTTGTTACGCCAGGGGCAGTTTGATGGTGAACCGGGTCCATTCGCCGTATCGAGATTCCACGGTAATGTCGCCGTCATGATCCTGAATGAATCCATAACACACCGAAAGCCCCAGTCCCACCCCCTTGACACTGTCGGTCTTGGTGGTGAAAAAGGAATCAAACACCTTTTCCAGTTGTTCGGGCTTGATACCGGTGCCGGTATCTTCCACAATGATATAAACCATGTTGCCGTTGGGCCGGGTGGTAATAGACAGAGTACCGCCGTCGGGCATGGCATACATGGCATTGGAAAACAGGTTGATGAACACCTGGCGCAGCTGATCCCGGGAAGCCATGATGATGCCCGGGTCCGAGGTCAGGTCCAGTTTGACCTTGATGGAGTTTTCCCGGAACCGTTTGTCGTAGAGCACCATGAGCTCATCGATCACGGAGTTGACGTCCAGTTCGGCCCGTTCGGTTTCATCCGGCCGGGAAAAAGACAGCATTTTTTTGAGCATGTCTGCCAGACGCACGGTCTCGGACAATGACATATCCAGAAGCCGTCGCCGCTTGTTGGAAGGGGGGATCTCGGTTTTGAGCAGTTCCAGGGTATTCATGATCCCGAACAAAGGATTGTTGAGTTCATGGGCGATCTGGGAGGTGAGCCGGCCCATGGCGGCCAGTTTTTCAGACTGGAGCAGATGCTGCCGGGCTTCGGCCAGTTCCCGCTCGGTTTTGAGGCGTTCCCGCAGATCCACAAACAGGGCCACGGTAGCGGTTTCTTTTCCGCTGTCATCATAGAGAAACGATGCGGACAGGTTTCCCTCCAGCCGGACCCCGTCCCGGCGCTCAAAGGTCAGGGGATAAGAGGTCAGCCGGCCCACTCCGCCATATTCTGTGTCCCGCATCATCCGGGTCACTTCCGCCGCCACTTCCCGGGAATAGATCTGCTGGACCGTCATTTTGTCCACCACTTCATCGGCGGGCAGTCCGAACAGATTTTCCGCTCCCCGGTTCCACAGCATGATCCGGCCGGTCATGTCCATGGCCATGATGGCATTGGGAGAGCAGGAAATAATGTTGTCCAGAAAATCGTAGGCTTCCCGGATTTTATTTTCGCTTTTCTTGCGCTCGGTGACATCCACCACAATGCCTTCGTACCCCAGGACTTCACCATGGGTGCCGTACCGGACATGGGAGGTTAAAAGGATGTCGATGAGATGCCCGTCCCGGCGCCGCCACTGGAGTTCGTAATCCACCACCCGCCCTTTTTTCTCGATAATCCGCTGATATCTTTCCCGGTCCCCGGGTGTCAGATACACATCCCGGGCCAGGTCCAGAGCCAGGAATTCTTCCTTGTCCCGGTATCCCAGAATCCTGAGCAACGCCGGGTTCACATCCAGAAACCGCCCCTGTTTGCTGGAAATAAACACCCCGCATCCCGCATGGGTAAACAGTCGCTGATAATTTTCTTCGGAAAATTTAAGCCGGGCTGCCTGCTCCTTGCGCCGGGTGATGTCCCGGTAGA
The nucleotide sequence above comes from Desulfotignum phosphitoxidans DSM 13687. Encoded proteins:
- a CDS encoding methylenetetrahydrofolate reductase, whose translation is MTATQSGSNLEKVLTAGHFAFTGECGPPKGANVAHLRKKFKYLKGNVDCVNMTDNQTAVVRMSSLAGSALMKAEGLEPNFQMVCRDRNRLAMMSDILGAYALGVRNMLCLSGDHQSFGNHPEAKNVHDIDSMQLIALVKKMRDEEKFLNGEDIDVAPKMFIGAACNPFADPYEFRVHRLATKIAAGADFIQTQCIFNMDKFRDFMKQVVDKGLHERCYILAGVTPMKNAGMANFMSKYVPGMDIPASLIKRLKGVDKRDQAEEGIRFALEQIEAFKEMQGVAGVHLMAIEWEHKVPEIAERAGVLPRP
- a CDS encoding methylenetetrahydrofolate reductase C-terminal domain-containing protein, with product MIVADRKSLEEILGMVADRDKILILGCKGCVTVCNVGGLKEAEILASTVKIARKKEGRPVKVEHRALERQCDNEYVAQLADSVADYDAVVSMACGVGPQFLSEMYPDQVFFPAVNTTFFGGAVQHGVWEERCAGCGACAIHLFGGLCPIARCAKSLLHGPCGGSSNGICEVHKDTACIWDAIVKKKLETGRLEDLVAIKPFKDWRTARDGGPRRSIREELVKGTI
- a CDS encoding hydrogenase iron-sulfur subunit, translated to MIAFCCQYUAYAAGDLAGSMRLSYPANIKIIQVPCTGRVDIVHLLSALADGADGVYVAGCLEGECHYLEGNYKARRKVAYVKKVLTELGIEPERVAMYNLSSAQGARFAEIANEMVEQIRDLGPTPVR
- a CDS encoding FAD-dependent oxidoreductase, with translation MTEMEKGSVMVVGAGIAGIQASLDLADSGHLVYLVDNNTAIGGTMAQLDKTFPTNDCSMCIISPKLVEAGRHLNVELLTSSDIESVDGEAGNFTVTLTQHPRYIDLEKCTACGECGKVCPVTLPNRFDENLGERKAAFKLYPQAMPSAWAIEKADKAPCRLTCPAGLNVQGYVQMVKQGKYRQALEIIMEQLPLPGVLGRICPHECEDACRRCQVEAPVAIRDLKRLAADQFDPRDIKIPCAPKIGKKVAVIGSGPAGLSAGFHLAKKGVDAVIFEALPKPGGMLRVGIPDHRLPPDVLDKDIDVITNLGVLIHCHQRLGHDFTVDSLKAEGFDAVFLALGAHKGLSLDISGENLPGVRQGVDFLRELNLNGETETGTQVGIIGGGNVAIDVARSAVRMGAKNVTIIYRRTRNEMPAWEEEICAAEDEGVAITYLAAPQKVLEKNGRVAGLRVIKMELGEPDVSGRRRPVPVPGSEYDIEIDQLISAIGQQPDISVIEDLADVKITRWNTPEVDPVTLATDRAGVFAGGDVQTGPGVAIGAVAAGMAAAESIFRYLTGKDMAEGRDVPVAEEPVYRPVDPDMPHEARYRMPELPVEKRAGNFDEVELGYDPADGQKEAARCLNCGYCSECMQCVDACLADAVDHFMMPEIHKVQVKAIILAPGFTPFEPQQMITYCYGHSPNVMTSLEFERILSASGPYAGHLVRPSDEKEPKKIAWLQCVGSRDINKGDHAYCSGVCCMYATKQAVIAKEHAGEKLDCAIFYMDMRTHGKEFDKYQMRAEDDAGVRYVRSRIHSVFPEPGDRYRLVYATEAGNLAEEIFDMVVLSIGLAPNREAAALAEKMGIDLNAHGFAATTDLSPVAASRPGIYVCGTFQEPKDIPSSVMEASAAAATAAMTMAEDRWILTRTRELPPETDVAGAVPRIGVFVCNCGINIGGVADVPAVRDYAKTLPYVVHVEDNLFTCSQDTQDHMKQVIIENQINRVVVASCSPRTHEPLFQETIRDAGLNKYLFEMANIRDQNTWVHMNEPDKATAKAKDLVRMAVARAAFVEPLHQVSLPIKKSLLVVGGGVAGMESALTAAAQGVAVLLVEKTDTLGGIARHLNATWQGEPVAAFLADLAEKVLAHPNISVHLNTQVARTTGSMGHFTTTLVQGSGPDHPANVQEFIVEHGAAVIATGGMEYRPHEYLYGDHPDVLTHLDMDAAFRENDARIFKGRSFAFIQCVGSRNEEHPYCSRLCCTHSLKSAIALKKMDPRKRVFVIYRDIRSYGFREDLYREARERGVLFIRYDLERMPELSRAHNGKGGLVLRVFDPVLQMPVTLSPDLVVLASGVVPADNKKLYETFKVPVNSDGFLVEAHAKLRPVDFASDGLFVAGLAHYPKPLEESISQARAAVARAMIILSRDVLMVGGIVASVEKEKCAVCLTCVRTCPYGIPFIHEEGYAQIEASECHGCGACVAECPGKAITLNHFTDRQITAKTHALFEETLETEEAAS
- a CDS encoding (Fe-S)-binding protein, giving the protein MAEAIKIDTLDVELKEAVLDKVPDANFDLCLTCGTCTGGCPASEQFGMDPRKLIRMLNFGMDEEILKSDWKWVCSMCGRCQLACPMNINIPKLIYNIRARMVREKRPKGILGSCDQHIRTGSAMGAAKEDFEFTVLDVAEEIREDHPGFEDLEVTVDRVGAQMVLNQNSREPVTEPEEMGPLWKILHLVGADWTYPSVMWAGENYCMFLADDEGWRYIIEEFVLHVDNNLKSPLVVNTEUGHSYFAILEGLRKYKIPHKFELITIIELYARWIKQGKLKVNSDWNKDIGAKFTVQDPCNIARKSGSNKIVDDLRFVVKAVVGEENFIDTVPSRMNNFCCGGGGGALQAGFPDQRRAYGKIKFNQIMATGADYVIAPCHNCHGQIEDIGHHYGGRYHVVHLWTIICLALGVLADTERAYLGPDLADVGL
- a CDS encoding methylenetetrahydrofolate reductase, with translation MNLKESLEKKRFVVTSEVQAPLGDDEPEALVKSLSRVRGRVDGVSVSDVELEGVVGDSIQTCDLLLKNRFNAIYQTTTRDKNRYQLQKDLTSAHEVGVDNLLVFTEDYRISGDSLQESMFFHVDSGKLASVLDHLRQGVTIEGNDLGKNFEFTLGSGVETPWGKQMPKRGMEELEDMLNVGTGYFLTTPIFDVDQFEKFMKQVAPFRVPVIAEVMILRTAGMGKFLNRHFKSGLVPEWVIQKLLNAPDRTKASIELFADTVKSLKDICQGVHIVTIGGEDKLARYLNAAKLR
- a CDS encoding response regulator; the protein is MEDTLTVFTASKYCNVSSKTIINWVEAGHIKAYRTVGGHRRIKKSDLEIFMRDQGIPIPEEKDDSARKKILVVDDDMIIVESIVQALEEDEFDYEVISASDGFEAGLQVNHFKPDLMILDIMMPDIKGYEVCKKIKDNEETRHTKIIVLSAYLDDEKFARMKKNGADVCFSKPLPLHQLKEEVAKLLGLK
- a CDS encoding PAS domain-containing sensor histidine kinase; this encodes MSDHTPRLLDALDAFEDGIYIVSEDFTVEYMNRFMKDLFGDGVGKKCHKVLLNYENPCDWCNYREIFEKNETRHSEIYLESAKKTFALSEIPVTNRDGTRSKLSIYRDITRRKEQAARLKFSEENYQRLFTHAGCGVFISSKQGRFLDVNPALLRILGYRDKEEFLALDLARDVYLTPGDRERYQRIIEKKGRVVDYELQWRRRDGHLIDILLTSHVRYGTHGEVLGYEGIVVDVTERKKSENKIREAYDFLDNIISCSPNAIMAMDMTGRIMLWNRGAENLFGLPADEVVDKMTVQQIYSREVAAEVTRMMRDTEYGGVGRLTSYPLTFERRDGVRLEGNLSASFLYDDSGKETATVALFVDLRERLKTERELAEARQHLLQSEKLAAMGRLTSQIAHELNNPLFGIMNTLELLKTEIPPSNKRRRLLDMSLSETVRLADMLKKMLSFSRPDETERAELDVNSVIDELMVLYDKRFRENSIKVKLDLTSDPGIIMASRDQLRQVFINLFSNAMYAMPDGGTLSITTRPNGNMVYIIVEDTGTGIKPEQLEKVFDSFFTTKTDSVKGVGLGLSVCYGFIQDHDGDITVESRYGEWTRFTIKLPLA